From the Psychrobacillus sp. FSL K6-4046 genome, one window contains:
- the dnaX gene encoding DNA polymerase III subunit gamma/tau — protein sequence MSYQAFYRAYRPQSFAEMSGQTHIKQTLQNALLYNKTTHAYLFSGPRGTGKTSAAKIFAKALNCENGPAKEPCNECETCKSITEGSNTDVIEFDAASNSRVEEIRDIIEKVRFAPSNARFKVYIIDEVHMLSTSAFNALLKTLEEPPAHAVFILATTEPHKIPLTIISRCQRFDFKRITSTDIVSRMIEVLTDAQIEYDVNVLKIIAQAAAGGMRDALSMLDQVVSFSGETMTIEDALLVTGSIGQDVFYQLAEALSERDVAHALGSIEKLVDDGKDPVRLTEDFITFYRDLLVLQVAPDQAELLEIATGDEHFRELAFKFPVETLYKSISILTNTQQEMRFSNHAKVYLETAIIRLAQVPQDANVGNVNTTELENKVQLLEGQLQQLQQQLSQGTYTTGNSQGAQQEQPKRTRQKASGVKVSSGRIQEILKMATKSDIQAIKSHWATILQQLQKSHAALLNDAEPVAASSTAFVLKFKYDIHCQMAMENKTFSTSFPQLIANLTGTMYEVVYVPEESWLKIREEFIQQNGLKKDSTESEAASSSEPLEAMELLQGMEEISEDPLIVEAERLFGKDFVEVHDD from the coding sequence TTGTCGTATCAAGCTTTTTACCGCGCTTATCGACCTCAGTCGTTTGCGGAAATGTCCGGTCAAACTCATATCAAGCAAACCCTTCAAAATGCCCTCCTTTATAATAAAACTACTCATGCATATCTATTTTCAGGACCAAGAGGAACAGGGAAAACAAGTGCCGCAAAGATATTTGCAAAGGCATTGAACTGTGAAAATGGCCCTGCAAAGGAACCATGTAATGAATGTGAGACTTGTAAAAGCATTACAGAGGGTTCCAACACAGATGTAATTGAGTTCGATGCTGCTTCTAATTCTCGCGTAGAGGAAATAAGAGATATTATTGAAAAGGTGCGTTTTGCTCCTTCCAATGCTCGTTTCAAAGTTTATATTATAGATGAAGTGCATATGCTTTCTACCAGTGCCTTTAATGCTTTATTAAAAACATTAGAAGAACCACCGGCACATGCCGTCTTTATACTGGCAACCACAGAGCCACATAAAATACCATTAACCATCATTTCTAGATGTCAGCGTTTCGATTTTAAACGTATTACCTCGACTGATATCGTTTCTAGAATGATAGAAGTGCTGACAGATGCGCAAATTGAATACGATGTAAATGTTTTGAAAATCATTGCCCAGGCTGCAGCAGGAGGGATGCGAGACGCCCTCAGTATGTTAGATCAGGTGGTATCCTTTAGTGGCGAAACAATGACTATAGAAGATGCTTTACTTGTAACTGGTTCAATAGGTCAGGATGTATTTTATCAGCTTGCAGAAGCATTGAGTGAAAGAGATGTTGCCCATGCATTAGGGAGCATTGAAAAGCTCGTAGATGACGGAAAAGATCCTGTAAGATTAACAGAGGATTTTATTACGTTCTATAGAGATTTATTAGTACTACAGGTAGCTCCCGATCAAGCGGAATTGTTAGAAATTGCTACGGGAGATGAGCATTTTAGAGAACTTGCCTTTAAGTTTCCGGTAGAAACCCTTTATAAGAGTATCTCGATTCTTACAAACACCCAACAAGAAATGCGTTTTTCTAATCATGCGAAGGTCTATTTAGAAACTGCCATTATACGGTTGGCACAAGTACCTCAAGATGCAAATGTAGGTAACGTTAATACCACTGAATTAGAGAATAAAGTCCAGTTGCTTGAAGGACAATTACAACAACTTCAGCAGCAATTAAGCCAAGGCACTTATACTACAGGAAACAGTCAAGGGGCTCAGCAGGAACAACCCAAGAGAACAAGACAAAAAGCCTCAGGAGTCAAAGTGTCTAGTGGACGTATTCAAGAAATTTTAAAAATGGCGACAAAATCAGATATCCAAGCCATTAAATCTCATTGGGCAACTATCTTACAACAGCTACAAAAGTCACATGCAGCGTTATTAAATGATGCAGAGCCAGTTGCAGCATCTTCTACTGCATTTGTGTTAAAATTTAAGTATGATATACATTGTCAAATGGCAATGGAGAATAAAACATTCTCAACTTCTTTCCCTCAGCTTATCGCGAATCTTACTGGAACGATGTATGAGGTAGTGTATGTACCTGAAGAAAGTTGGTTAAAGATTAGAGAAGAATTTATTCAGCAAAATGGATTAAAGAAAGATTCAACAGAGTCAGAGGCGGCGTCTTCTTCAGAACCATTAGAAGCGATGGAGTTACTACAAGGAATGGAAGAGATTTCAGAGGATCCATTGATTGTGGAAGCTGAGAGGCTTTTCGGCAAAGATTTTGTAGAAGTACATGATGACTAA
- a CDS encoding YbaB/EbfC family nucleoid-associated protein, translated as MRGMGNMQGMMKQMQKMQKKMAEAQEELATQRFEAVAGGGMVKVTVSGQKEVLEVALDPTVVDPDDVEMLQDLIVIATNEAMKKAEETANATMGQFTKGLNLPGMF; from the coding sequence ATGCGTGGAATGGGAAATATGCAAGGTATGATGAAACAAATGCAAAAGATGCAAAAGAAAATGGCTGAAGCTCAAGAGGAGTTAGCAACTCAACGTTTTGAAGCAGTTGCCGGCGGTGGAATGGTGAAAGTTACTGTTTCAGGACAAAAAGAAGTACTAGAGGTAGCTTTAGACCCTACTGTTGTAGATCCAGACGATGTGGAAATGCTACAAGACTTGATCGTAATTGCAACCAACGAAGCAATGAAAAAAGCGGAAGAAACAGCTAATGCCACTATGGGTCAATTCACGAAAGGATTGAACCTTCCTGGCATGTTCTAG
- the serS gene encoding serine--tRNA ligase has product MLDVKFVRDNYEEVKAKLAKRGEDISEFDQFLPLDQKRRELIAKTEVLKAERNEVSQKISQMKRNKENADDVIARMREVGDEIKALDEELRQVEEKFEYMMMRIPNIPHDDVPIGDSEDDNVEIRKWGEVPAFNFDTKAHWDIATDLKIVDFERAAKVTGSRFAFYRGLGARLERALWNFMMDLHSEEHGYEEMLPPYMANRMSLTGTGQLPKFEEDAFLVNEEDYFLIPTAEVPVTNFYRDEILDGADLPQAFTAFSACFRSEAGSAGRDTRGLIRQHQFNKVELVRFVKPEDSYEQLDLLTGHAEKVLQLLGLPYRVLRMCTADLGFTAAKKYDIEVWLPSYGEYKEISSCSNFEDFQARRAGIRFRREPGAKPEFVHTLNGSGLAIGRTVAAILENYQQPDGSVKIPEVLQPYMGGKTIIK; this is encoded by the coding sequence ATGTTAGATGTAAAATTTGTACGTGATAATTATGAAGAAGTGAAAGCTAAACTTGCGAAGCGTGGAGAAGATATCTCCGAGTTCGATCAATTTCTTCCTTTAGACCAAAAGCGTAGAGAATTAATAGCAAAAACAGAAGTACTAAAGGCAGAAAGAAACGAGGTTTCTCAAAAAATCTCACAAATGAAACGAAATAAAGAGAATGCTGATGATGTAATCGCTCGCATGCGTGAAGTAGGCGATGAGATTAAAGCATTAGATGAAGAACTACGCCAGGTAGAAGAAAAATTTGAATATATGATGATGCGCATTCCAAATATTCCACATGATGACGTTCCAATTGGCGATTCTGAGGATGATAATGTTGAAATTCGTAAATGGGGAGAGGTCCCTGCGTTTAACTTTGATACAAAGGCTCATTGGGATATCGCCACAGATTTAAAAATTGTGGACTTTGAACGAGCTGCAAAAGTAACTGGAAGCCGTTTTGCTTTTTACCGTGGTTTAGGGGCAAGATTAGAGCGCGCGCTATGGAATTTCATGATGGACCTTCATTCAGAAGAGCATGGCTATGAAGAAATGCTACCACCATATATGGCAAACCGTATGAGCCTAACAGGTACTGGACAGCTTCCAAAGTTTGAAGAGGATGCTTTCTTAGTTAACGAGGAGGATTATTTCTTAATCCCAACGGCTGAGGTGCCAGTAACTAACTTCTACCGGGATGAAATTTTAGATGGAGCTGATCTTCCACAAGCCTTTACTGCTTTTAGTGCTTGTTTCCGTTCAGAGGCTGGTTCTGCAGGTAGAGATACACGCGGACTAATCCGTCAGCATCAATTTAATAAAGTTGAGCTGGTACGTTTTGTTAAACCAGAGGATTCTTACGAGCAATTGGACCTTCTAACAGGACATGCAGAAAAGGTTCTTCAGCTTTTAGGACTTCCATATCGTGTGCTACGTATGTGCACAGCAGATCTTGGATTCACTGCAGCGAAGAAGTATGATATTGAAGTATGGTTACCAAGCTATGGCGAATATAAAGAAATTTCTTCATGCAGTAACTTCGAGGACTTCCAAGCTCGTCGTGCTGGAATCCGTTTTAGAAGAGAACCGGGTGCTAAGCCTGAGTTTGTACACACATTAAACGGTAGTGGACTAGCAATCGGACGCACAGTAGCTGCCATCCTAGAAAATTATCAGCAACCAGACGGTTCAGTTAAAATCCCAGAGGTCCTACAACCATATATGGGCGGAAAAACAATTATTAAATAA
- the pdxS gene encoding pyridoxal 5'-phosphate synthase lyase subunit PdxS — translation MNLHMTGTELVKRGMAEMQKGGVIMDVINAEQARIAEAAGAVAVMALERVPSDIRAAGGVARMADPRIMEEVMSAVTIPVMAKARIGHITEARMLEAMGVDYIDESEVLTPADEEYHLRKSEFTVPFVCGCKDLGEAARRIGEGASMLRTKGEPGTGNIVEAVRHLRKVNAQVRKIVHMDEDELMTEAKILGAPYEILLQIKHKGKLPVVNFAAGGVATPADAALMMELGADGVFVGSGIFKSDNPEKFARAIVEATTHYQDYKLLVEISKDLGIPMKGIEISRLSTAERMQDRGW, via the coding sequence ATGAATTTACATATGACAGGAACAGAGTTAGTAAAAAGAGGTATGGCTGAGATGCAAAAGGGTGGAGTTATAATGGATGTTATTAATGCGGAGCAGGCTCGTATTGCAGAGGCAGCAGGAGCCGTGGCAGTTATGGCATTAGAACGTGTGCCTTCTGATATTCGTGCTGCGGGAGGAGTGGCTCGTATGGCCGATCCTCGCATAATGGAAGAGGTAATGAGTGCTGTAACGATTCCAGTCATGGCTAAAGCGCGTATCGGACACATCACGGAAGCCAGAATGCTAGAAGCAATGGGTGTGGATTATATTGATGAATCAGAAGTACTGACTCCAGCGGATGAGGAGTATCACCTTCGAAAAAGTGAGTTTACTGTTCCTTTTGTTTGTGGATGTAAGGACTTAGGAGAGGCTGCTCGACGCATAGGAGAAGGTGCATCCATGCTTCGCACAAAAGGAGAGCCTGGGACAGGGAATATTGTAGAAGCAGTTCGTCATTTGCGTAAGGTAAATGCCCAAGTGAGAAAGATTGTGCATATGGATGAGGATGAATTAATGACAGAGGCAAAAATTCTTGGAGCACCGTATGAAATTTTATTGCAAATTAAGCACAAAGGAAAATTGCCAGTAGTAAATTTCGCAGCAGGAGGAGTTGCAACTCCAGCAGATGCTGCACTAATGATGGAGTTAGGAGCAGACGGAGTATTTGTCGGTTCAGGTATATTTAAATCCGATAATCCAGAGAAATTTGCTCGCGCTATTGTAGAGGCAACTACTCATTATCAAGATTATAAATTATTAGTGGAGATTTCAAAGGATTTAGGAATCCCTATGAAGGGAATAGAAATTTCTCGTTTATCCACTGCTGAGCGTATGCAAGATCGAGGGTGGTAA
- the pdxT gene encoding pyridoxal 5'-phosphate synthase glutaminase subunit PdxT, with protein MVKIGVLALQGAVTEHIRSVEECGAKAVKVKTKEDLKEIDGLILPGGESTAMRKLIDRFDLLGCLKQFAESGKPMFGTCAGLILLAKQIQGQDTHHIGVLQATVARNSFGRQVDSFETNLDIQGIAADFPAIFIRAPHIVEVDKSVDILATHEERIVMARQNHILGCSFHPELTNDHRITAYFIQMVQESLAKPVNL; from the coding sequence ATGGTGAAAATAGGAGTGCTTGCTCTCCAAGGTGCCGTTACGGAACATATCCGTTCAGTGGAGGAATGCGGGGCAAAGGCAGTAAAGGTTAAAACAAAAGAGGACTTGAAAGAAATAGATGGTTTAATCCTACCTGGTGGAGAAAGTACCGCAATGCGCAAGCTTATAGACCGGTTTGATTTACTAGGTTGTTTAAAGCAGTTTGCAGAGTCAGGCAAGCCTATGTTTGGTACTTGTGCTGGTCTTATATTATTAGCAAAGCAAATTCAAGGTCAGGATACACATCATATTGGTGTGCTACAAGCAACTGTCGCAAGAAATTCCTTCGGTCGTCAGGTGGATAGCTTTGAAACTAATTTAGATATTCAAGGGATAGCAGCAGATTTTCCTGCTATTTTTATAAGGGCTCCACATATTGTGGAAGTAGATAAAAGTGTAGATATTCTTGCTACCCACGAAGAACGCATCGTAATGGCAAGACAGAATCATATATTGGGATGCTCCTTTCATCCCGAATTAACAAATGATCATCGTATAACTGCCTATTTTATACAAATGGTTCAGGAATCGCTTGCCAAACCGGTCAACCTATAG
- a CDS encoding deoxynucleoside kinase, with the protein MNLREKYGIPANAVITIAGTVGVGKSTMTKMLADALHFKTSFEKVDTNPYLDRFYEDFSKWSFHLQIYFLAERFKEQKRMFEYGGGFIQDRSIYEDTGIFAQMHKEKGTMDPIDHETYTSLFEAMVMTPYFPHPNLLIYLEGSLDSVIDRIHERGRPMEQQTPIAYWEEMHGRYEKWIDGFNGCPVLRLNINDYDIVENPEDVELILERIGHFMEQTQTITLRK; encoded by the coding sequence ATGAACTTAAGAGAAAAGTATGGCATCCCAGCCAATGCTGTCATTACTATTGCAGGAACTGTAGGTGTTGGGAAATCTACTATGACAAAAATGCTTGCTGACGCATTACATTTTAAGACTTCGTTTGAAAAAGTAGATACTAACCCATATCTTGACCGTTTTTACGAGGATTTCTCTAAATGGAGCTTTCATTTACAGATTTACTTCTTAGCAGAGAGATTTAAGGAACAAAAGAGAATGTTCGAATATGGTGGAGGGTTTATCCAGGACCGTTCTATCTATGAGGATACAGGTATTTTTGCGCAAATGCACAAGGAAAAGGGAACGATGGATCCGATCGATCATGAGACATATACAAGCCTATTCGAGGCAATGGTGATGACACCGTATTTCCCGCATCCGAACCTTTTAATTTATTTAGAAGGTTCATTGGACAGTGTAATCGATCGTATTCATGAAAGAGGCCGTCCGATGGAGCAGCAGACGCCAATCGCTTATTGGGAAGAAATGCATGGTCGTTATGAAAAGTGGATTGATGGATTTAATGGTTGCCCGGTGCTTCGCCTTAACATTAATGATTATGATATCGTAGAAAATCCTGAAGATGTCGAGCTAATTCTTGAAAGAATTGGGCATTTTATGGAACAAACACAAACAATCACCTTACGTAAATAA
- a CDS encoding glycosyl hydrolase family 18 protein, which translates to MIYTVKLGDSLYSIARQNGTSAATIASINGLPNQDVLVVGQSLVLPSTPSPNRPMIETNLYVEWYTEAPSETVISQVENVASLLTYMMPFAFEVKRDGSLTKMDWGRLPEVAAANNVEEVVIIVNIEEGAFSDTLAHTIFTNEEVKQRVFEETVAEANRRGTNHIHTDFEYIDPNDREAYVTFLKEFRAFAPSFIFSASLAPKTSANQPGKWYEGHDYKALGEVLDFVVIMTYEWGYSGGPPMAVSPIGPVRKVLEYAISEIPSQKVMMGQNLYGYDWTLPYKVGNPFARAISAQAAVQLAIDRNAAIEYDEVAQAPFFNYWRDGKEHEVWFEDARSIQAKFNLLKELNLLGISYWHSGFNFPQNWYLLNDMFRIKKK; encoded by the coding sequence ATGATTTATACAGTTAAGTTAGGTGATAGCTTATATTCTATTGCAAGACAGAATGGTACTAGTGCGGCTACTATTGCTTCGATCAATGGCTTGCCGAACCAGGATGTATTGGTCGTTGGACAATCATTAGTCTTACCCTCTACTCCAAGTCCAAATCGGCCAATGATTGAAACCAATTTATATGTGGAATGGTATACCGAGGCTCCATCTGAAACAGTTATTAGCCAAGTAGAAAATGTAGCCTCTCTATTAACCTACATGATGCCATTTGCTTTTGAAGTTAAAAGAGATGGGTCATTGACTAAAATGGATTGGGGAAGGTTGCCAGAAGTTGCTGCGGCAAATAACGTGGAAGAAGTTGTTATAATAGTCAATATTGAAGAAGGTGCTTTTAGCGACACATTAGCTCATACCATTTTTACGAATGAGGAAGTGAAGCAAAGAGTATTTGAAGAGACAGTTGCTGAGGCTAATAGAAGAGGAACGAATCATATTCATACTGATTTTGAATATATAGATCCAAATGATCGGGAAGCATACGTAACTTTCTTAAAAGAGTTTCGGGCTTTTGCTCCTAGCTTCATTTTTTCTGCTAGCCTAGCTCCAAAAACAAGTGCTAACCAGCCTGGTAAGTGGTATGAAGGACACGACTATAAGGCTCTAGGTGAGGTGCTAGACTTCGTCGTCATTATGACATATGAATGGGGCTATAGTGGAGGACCCCCGATGGCTGTGTCTCCAATAGGTCCGGTAAGAAAAGTTTTAGAGTATGCCATAAGTGAAATACCTTCACAAAAGGTTATGATGGGTCAAAACCTGTACGGCTATGATTGGACATTACCTTACAAAGTAGGCAATCCTTTTGCAAGAGCAATTAGTGCCCAAGCAGCAGTTCAACTGGCAATCGATCGAAATGCCGCGATAGAATATGATGAAGTTGCCCAGGCACCTTTTTTTAATTACTGGAGGGACGGAAAAGAGCATGAAGTGTGGTTCGAGGATGCTCGTTCTATTCAGGCTAAGTTCAATCTTTTAAAGGAACTGAACCTTTTAGGAATCTCCTACTGGCATAGTGGCTTCAATTTTCCACAGAATTGGTATCTTTTAAATGACATGTTTCGTATTAAGAAAAAATAG
- the tadA gene encoding tRNA adenosine(34) deaminase TadA, giving the protein MDQYYMNLAIEEAKKAAAIGEVPIGAIIVHKNEVIASAYNLRETTQNATTHAELLAIQEACAKIGSWRLEETTLYVTLEPCPMCAGAILQSRIPRVVYGARDMKAGCVDSLYSLLNDTRFNHVCEVTEGVLAETCGNLLTTFFRELRLKKKNQKRLEL; this is encoded by the coding sequence ATGGATCAATATTATATGAATTTAGCAATTGAGGAAGCAAAAAAGGCTGCTGCCATAGGTGAGGTTCCGATCGGAGCAATTATCGTACATAAAAATGAGGTAATTGCGAGTGCCTACAATCTACGAGAAACAACCCAAAATGCAACGACACATGCAGAACTTCTGGCTATTCAAGAGGCATGTGCCAAAATTGGTAGCTGGAGACTCGAAGAAACAACCCTTTATGTAACTTTAGAGCCTTGCCCTATGTGTGCTGGAGCAATATTACAGTCACGTATCCCTCGAGTGGTATATGGTGCAAGAGACATGAAGGCAGGGTGTGTAGATTCTCTGTATTCGCTTTTAAATGACACTCGATTCAACCATGTCTGTGAGGTAACAGAAGGGGTTCTTGCGGAAACCTGTGGTAATTTACTAACGACTTTCTTTCGAGAGCTACGACTAAAGAAAAAGAACCAAAAACGCTTAGAACTCTAG
- a CDS encoding deoxynucleoside kinase yields MSIPFITVEGPIGVGKTSLAKAIANTYQFELLKEIVDENPFLNKFYEDIAEWSFQTEMFFLCNRYKQLSDIEKKYLSNDTAVVADYHIFKNLIFAKRSLNEVEYEKYESIYHILTKDMPIPNMVIYLDASIDVLENRIDLRGREFEKKISTSYLEQLSSDYRMFINDFEAKHPDVPVIRFNGDEMDFVQNSQDLNIILEKVSATLLKRSK; encoded by the coding sequence ATGTCTATTCCATTTATAACGGTAGAGGGTCCAATAGGTGTTGGTAAAACCTCATTGGCCAAAGCAATTGCTAATACATATCAATTTGAATTGTTAAAAGAGATCGTAGACGAAAACCCCTTTTTAAATAAATTCTATGAAGATATAGCAGAGTGGAGCTTTCAAACTGAAATGTTCTTTCTTTGTAATCGCTATAAGCAATTAAGTGATATTGAAAAAAAATACTTATCCAACGACACAGCAGTTGTTGCGGATTATCATATTTTTAAAAATCTTATTTTTGCAAAACGCTCTCTAAATGAGGTCGAGTATGAGAAATACGAGTCCATTTATCATATTTTAACGAAGGATATGCCAATCCCGAACATGGTAATTTATTTAGATGCAAGTATAGACGTGCTAGAAAATCGTATTGATTTACGTGGGAGAGAGTTCGAAAAGAAAATTAGTACAAGCTATCTAGAGCAACTTTCATCGGACTATAGAATGTTTATAAATGACTTTGAAGCAAAGCACCCAGACGTACCTGTTATTCGTTTCAACGGTGATGAAATGGACTTTGTACAGAACAGCCAGGATTTAAATATAATTTTAGAAAAAGTAAGTGCTACACTACTTAAAAGGAGTAAATAA
- a CDS encoding serine hydrolase: MSIDNRKSGGTVVKKYWKTTMVKWLVLPMLLVSLVGGMPTNTKAEESLNLNVDAAILVDADSGKILYEQNADAALGIASMTKMMTEYLLFEAIEEGKISWEQQYSVNEYTYKISQDRRLSNVPLREDGTYSIRELYEAMAIYSANAATIAIAETIAGTEENFVKLMNEKAAEMGLENYKFVNSTGLNNADLQGMHPASTGETDENVMPASSVAKLAYLLMKDYPEVLETTKIPHKIFREGTSDAIKMSNWNWMLPGLVYEYEGVDGLKTGTTDFAGHSFTGTAERNGMRVIAVVMKAVDANGKGSYEARFDATRALFDFGFAQFTKVELIPEGYKIPGHKNLKVNKGKEDTVAIAVKEPISMLIKSSDKDLYKPVFTPLEDKLEAEVKKDTVVGKVHLEKSEGTDYGYITGDQGSVDVVTTEAVEKAGWFSLMLQGIGKFFSGLWDSTTDFVGGLF, from the coding sequence ATGAGCATTGATAATAGAAAAAGTGGAGGTACAGTAGTGAAGAAATATTGGAAAACAACAATGGTAAAGTGGCTAGTACTTCCGATGTTGCTTGTGTCTTTAGTAGGTGGAATGCCAACTAACACAAAAGCAGAGGAAAGTTTAAATTTAAATGTTGATGCAGCGATCTTAGTAGATGCTGATTCTGGAAAAATTCTTTATGAGCAAAATGCAGATGCAGCTTTAGGAATTGCAAGTATGACAAAAATGATGACCGAATATCTTCTTTTTGAAGCAATAGAAGAAGGTAAAATTTCATGGGAACAACAATATTCAGTAAATGAATATACATATAAAATTTCTCAAGATCGTCGTCTAAGTAACGTGCCTCTACGCGAGGATGGTACTTATTCAATTCGTGAATTATACGAAGCAATGGCAATCTATTCAGCCAATGCAGCAACTATTGCAATAGCTGAAACAATTGCTGGAACTGAAGAAAACTTTGTGAAGTTAATGAATGAAAAAGCTGCAGAAATGGGCTTAGAAAACTATAAATTTGTAAATTCAACAGGCTTAAACAACGCAGATTTACAAGGGATGCATCCGGCAAGCACAGGAGAAACAGATGAAAATGTCATGCCTGCTAGCTCGGTGGCAAAATTAGCTTATCTTCTGATGAAAGACTATCCAGAAGTGTTAGAGACAACAAAGATTCCTCATAAAATTTTTCGCGAGGGCACATCGGATGCTATCAAAATGAGTAACTGGAACTGGATGCTACCAGGACTAGTTTACGAGTATGAAGGCGTAGATGGTTTGAAAACAGGAACAACAGATTTTGCAGGACATTCCTTTACCGGAACTGCTGAAAGAAACGGTATGAGAGTAATCGCTGTAGTCATGAAAGCAGTAGATGCTAACGGAAAAGGAAGTTATGAAGCTAGATTTGACGCAACTAGAGCGTTATTTGATTTTGGTTTTGCCCAGTTTACTAAAGTAGAGCTAATACCAGAAGGATATAAAATTCCTGGCCATAAAAATTTAAAAGTAAATAAAGGAAAAGAAGATACGGTTGCAATTGCAGTGAAAGAACCTATCTCTATGCTGATCAAATCCAGTGATAAAGATCTGTACAAGCCTGTTTTCACTCCATTAGAAGACAAGCTAGAAGCAGAAGTCAAGAAGGATACAGTAGTAGGAAAAGTCCATCTTGAAAAATCTGAAGGTACTGACTATGGGTACATTACTGGCGATCAAGGAAGTGTTGATGTAGTAACAACAGAAGCTGTAGAAAAAGCAGGTTGGTTCAGTTTAATGCTACAAGGCATCGGTAAATTCTTTAGCGGATTATGGGATAGTACAACTGATTTTGTTGGCGGCTTATTTTAA
- a CDS encoding PLP-dependent aminotransferase family protein: MKSARNNKMNVVRLDDTMDFLMLPLEKNTNLPLYEQLYKFLKNAIVQGHIKEGEKLPSKRKLAEYLDLSQTTIELSYSQLVAEGYINSEPRKGYFVQNIEELALIEKEDTPIGKEEKATSFHIDFSPGKIDEDSFPFTLWRKYAKELAHEDHKDLLQLGHPQGDYILRQQISSYLYQSRGVKSRPEQIILGSGTEQLMPLLVRLLGDKAVYGYENPGYPLSHHLFLENEEKSVAVPVDEEGLVVEELEKTNTTVMYVTPSHQFPTGSVMSASRRSQLLAWAYQEEKRYIIEDDYDSEFRYTGKPIPSLQGMDQNDRVIYLSTFSKSLMPSLRIAYAILPNTLIKQYKDKYYYYSATVPRMDQHILAKFMEDGHFAKHLNKMRKIYKRKLEIVTKTLSEYEPIVNLSGEQAGMHLLLTIQTDRKEEELVSLAQQANIQIYGLHKYITSPIDETVPRLVLGFGGLDFTNLSSSIHELMRAIKIEKS; encoded by the coding sequence ATGAAAAGTGCCAGAAACAATAAAATGAACGTGGTCAGATTGGATGATACAATGGATTTTCTCATGCTCCCTTTAGAAAAAAACACAAATCTACCATTATATGAACAATTATATAAATTTTTAAAAAATGCCATTGTGCAAGGTCATATTAAGGAAGGAGAAAAGCTTCCATCTAAAAGAAAACTAGCTGAATACCTTGATCTAAGTCAAACAACGATCGAGCTTTCGTATAGTCAGCTTGTCGCAGAAGGATATATTAATTCGGAGCCAAGAAAAGGGTATTTTGTCCAAAACATAGAAGAGCTAGCTCTGATTGAAAAGGAAGATACTCCTATTGGAAAAGAAGAGAAAGCTACTTCCTTCCATATAGACTTCTCACCGGGAAAGATAGATGAAGATTCTTTTCCTTTTACTCTTTGGAGAAAATACGCAAAAGAATTAGCCCATGAAGACCATAAAGATCTATTGCAGCTAGGACATCCTCAGGGAGACTATATACTAAGACAACAAATATCGTCCTATCTTTATCAATCCCGTGGTGTAAAAAGCAGACCAGAGCAAATTATTTTAGGATCAGGTACAGAACAACTCATGCCACTTCTCGTTCGTCTTCTTGGTGACAAAGCCGTTTATGGTTACGAAAATCCTGGGTATCCATTATCCCATCATCTTTTTTTAGAGAATGAGGAAAAGTCTGTTGCTGTTCCAGTAGACGAGGAAGGGTTAGTGGTGGAGGAGCTGGAGAAAACTAATACAACGGTTATGTATGTTACACCATCTCATCAATTTCCAACTGGTTCTGTTATGTCAGCCTCACGCAGAAGTCAACTGCTAGCATGGGCTTATCAGGAAGAGAAACGATATATTATTGAAGATGATTATGACAGTGAGTTTAGATATACAGGAAAACCAATACCTTCTTTACAAGGTATGGATCAAAACGACCGTGTAATTTATTTAAGCACATTTTCGAAGTCTCTCATGCCCTCCTTAAGGATTGCCTACGCTATCCTTCCAAACACGCTTATAAAGCAATATAAGGACAAATACTATTATTATTCTGCTACTGTACCACGCATGGATCAGCATATACTTGCGAAATTTATGGAGGACGGTCACTTTGCAAAGCACTTAAATAAAATGCGTAAAATTTATAAAAGAAAGCTGGAAATAGTCACGAAGACACTTTCAGAGTACGAGCCTATTGTTAATCTTTCAGGGGAACAGGCAGGAATGCATCTTCTATTAACCATCCAGACAGATAGGAAGGAAGAGGAGCTTGTTTCTCTTGCCCAACAAGCTAACATTCAAATCTATGGTTTGCATAAGTATATAACCTCTCCCATTGACGAAACTGTTCCAAGGTTAGTTTTAGGTTTTGGTGGATTAGATTTTACGAATCTTTCGTCCTCCATACATGAACTTATGCGGGCAATCAAAATAGAGAAATCATAA